A single Pseudomonadota bacterium DNA region contains:
- a CDS encoding LemA family protein, giving the protein MGITSIIVLAVLIALFVYGIGIFNTLVRLRNRYKNAFAQIEVQLKRRYDLIPNLVETAKAYMKHESETLENVIAARNSAAKGLAAAASDPGNAQAMQGLMGAEGALAGAMSRFNVVMEAYPDLKANQNMMQLSEELTSTENKVAFSRQAFNDQVMAYNTYKQSFPPVVFAAAFGHGPDATLLQFEDSAAIQAAPKVSF; this is encoded by the coding sequence ATGGGAATAACTTCGATTATCGTTCTGGCCGTGCTCATCGCCTTGTTTGTCTATGGTATCGGCATCTTCAACACGCTGGTAAGGCTCCGGAATCGTTACAAAAATGCCTTTGCTCAGATCGAGGTTCAGCTCAAAAGGCGCTATGACCTGATCCCGAATCTGGTCGAAACCGCCAAGGCCTATATGAAGCATGAGAGCGAGACCCTGGAGAATGTGATTGCCGCGAGAAATTCCGCGGCCAAAGGTCTTGCTGCTGCGGCTTCCGATCCCGGCAATGCCCAGGCAATGCAGGGTCTGATGGGCGCTGAAGGGGCGTTGGCCGGGGCGATGAGCCGGTTCAACGTGGTCATGGAGGCCTATCCGGACCTGAAGGCCAACCAGAATATGATGCAGCTCTCCGAAGAACTGACCAGCACCGAAAACAAGGTCGCTTTTTCCCGCCAGGCCTTCAACGACCAGGTGATGGCCTATAATACCTATAAGCAGTCCTTCCCGCCGGTGGTCTTTGCTGCCGCCTTCGGCCACGGTCCTGATGCCACCCTGCTTCAGTTTGAAGACAGTGCGGCAATCCAGGCGGCGCCGAAAGTCTCATTCTAG
- the maf gene encoding septum formation inhibitor Maf, with amino-acid sequence MFNNHAEIILASGSPRRKRFLEELGLLFSVQVADVDETARPGERPEQFVRRLALEKAEAVAPLHREAYVIGADTVVVLAGKILGKPDGSAEALTMLQSLSGRTHEVWTGFAICRNGDKTRVTGAVRTEVTFIDASDDLLAAYVGSGEPLDKAGAYGIQGRGGLLVASITGSYSNVVGLPMAELVAALLDLGAINPLVLSGDGVKGLTNSIPL; translated from the coding sequence ATGTTCAATAATCATGCTGAAATAATCCTTGCCTCAGGATCGCCCAGGAGGAAGAGATTTCTTGAGGAGTTGGGGCTTCTGTTTTCGGTGCAGGTGGCGGATGTTGATGAAACGGCGCGGCCGGGCGAGAGGCCGGAACAATTTGTCCGTAGACTGGCGCTCGAAAAGGCAGAGGCGGTTGCCCCTCTGCATCGGGAAGCCTATGTGATCGGGGCGGATACGGTGGTGGTTCTGGCGGGGAAAATACTTGGCAAGCCAGACGGTTCTGCCGAAGCTCTGACCATGCTGCAAAGTCTTTCCGGCCGGACCCACGAGGTGTGGACCGGTTTTGCGATCTGTAGAAATGGTGACAAAACCAGGGTGACCGGTGCGGTCCGCACCGAAGTGACTTTTATCGATGCTTCCGACGATCTCCTTGCCGCTTATGTGGGTTCAGGAGAACCTCTGGACAAGGCCGGAGCATACGGGATTCAGGGGCGGGGGGGGCTGCTGGTGGCAAGTATAACCGGTTCCTACAGCAATGTGGTCGGGCTGCCCATGGCGGAGCTGGTTGCCGCACTTCTTGATCTTGGTGCGATCAACCCTCTGGTGTTATCCGGGGACGGCGTTAAGGGTTTGACAAACTCTATCCCTCTGTAA